The segment aattataaaaatcgttttttgttaatttgttacaattttatttccaaaaaaatatttggaaaaaggTGAATTATTCATAACTCGTGGCTAAATTTTAGATGACATGGTTATAATTTAGTAGCTTAAATATGGAATCAAAATGAGAGAAATCTTTGGTTCAAATCTCATCATCATGTACAAgtaaaattaactttttaacGGGTTTGACTcacgataacaaaaaaatatgacataCACGTGAAGGTGagattttttcttcaaataatcaCAAGTGTGTTCCCGAGATAGGTAAGTTTTTAGATGCGATAATAATACGCTTAACTAATATTCTTTTCATCTCAAAGTTTGTGATGTACTTTGACTGAtccacatatatacatataatatctaagatttaaaaaataaataaaaatttatgaccTAAAAGAAGTTATCAGTATTCATGCAACTACAAATCAAGTGGTACGTTAAGGATAAAAATGTAGTTTGAAGTTAATTTTTgtctaataaatataaaaatatatcattcatttataaataatttttttaagaaatgtatcatataaattgacACAGAATGATTACGTACCTATCATTGTAGTCACGTCGGTTGCCTCCTAAAGTCTTCCATATTGTCCACATCCTATCAACATTAGCATGATGAGCATAGAAAATGGGATCTCTAGCAGCTGAATAAAAAGTTCCCATATTCTCCCTAAACTTATTATTTGGGTTACCAACCCATCGATGGACAGAGTTATGTGGTACATTCTCAATCGTACCCATACCACGAATCGGCTGCTCCCCGCCACGTATAGGGTTTCCAAAAAATAGTTGAGGACAAGGTGCATTCGTTAGCATTTGTCGATACATCATAGTAAgattattattgattttttgttgATCGGATGCATCGAGGTCTATCGTAGTGAACCCTAAATCGACAACATTAGGAGGAAAATGGTTTTGGTTACGATTAGGATCGTACAATGGTGAATTAACATCATTGTACAAAGATGGTAATTGCATACCAACTTGACTATCGTAGTTCCAAAATGGCAAAGCAAATGTATCGTCACCAATTAATGAACCAAGAATTCTTTCGAAGAAATATAAGTACCATCTATGAAACGGAAAAAATAGCCATGAGAAATGAACTTGTAATGGTACACCGGGAAACCCTAGTTCTTTGTAACCAGAGTTGCAATAAGCACAATGGATATTGGCTTGTTGAATGAAGCTTAATGGATCATCTTTGTctaatgatttcattttttgaatGGCAGTGTTGTAtttggttatgtattcttgtGTCACATTATGTGCGGCTGGTCTAATTTTGACTTTTGACACGTTAGGAAGTTTGTAAGTAGGGATATTAGTTAGGTCTTTTGGGAGTGGTGGACAACACGAGAAGGGTACTTGTGAGCCATCAGGTAGACTAGCTGTGCTACATGTTGAGAAGTCAGGGGGTGGTACCGGTGCACCTAGGGCAAATGGCTCATTGGGTACACCGATAAGATTAGATGCTCCATAGAGCCCACCTAGACCAAGGAGGACATTTCGTCTATCAAGTTTTCCTGAAAAAGATTTTCCTTCATTATCGTCATCATTGATAGtgttactattttttatttcacaatTCACCTTAAAGTTATCGATACGTTTTGGACGGATGAAAATTTTGGATGGGGATGAGGAAATGCTAGGACatgaagtaaaaagaaaattagagGCCATAACTCTATTTTGTGTTTGATATTGGTAATTGTGTTATGCTAATTGTCTTGTTGAATGAGCTTTTTTATAGTGTAGGATTAGGATTAAAGTGTGGAATAAGCAAAATAGCTGGAAagttgtaaaaaaattattagtgtttAAATATTGCAAGATGATGCTCAATTGGtaatttacaaattaaaatggaGGTTTGAAGAGTTAGACTTTAATTAGTGAGAGCTAAAAAGCTGGGTTGTTGCTAGTCAACTTCAGAGTTTTGCTCCATAAGAAATGAAGGATTAAAGTAACTAAACAAGTTGTGCaacttcattaattaattaacaatgaTTAATTAAACTAATACTTTCTAGTGTAGAACTTAGTTATTAATCCTAGGAATTGTGTGAATTGGTGCCATATATAGACTTTTATACTACTATATATGCTTTCTTTCTAAGGAATTGTAGTGGATTGATGTTCGAGTTTTGGGTATGGAGAAAATTTTACTAGGAACGCTATTTTTGAATTGACTATGTATTACGCGATTTAAATTTAGTCGGGGAGCTTCAATGGGGGCTTCAGACATCGGATGGGAAGTCAAAAAAAAGAAGTCAATATTAAGATGAACTTCAGTTCAGGAAAAACCATCCAAGGGATAATGGTAAAAACACACTTAAACTATCACTCGTTTCTCCCCCTACATATCTGTACTATCACCGGTAGTGGATTCAGGATTTTCGAACAGGaggttcgaaaaataaaaatataaacgtgTAAAGAAGTCTTCGAAATGGGCCCTTTCAAAATTTTTTGGGTTTAAAACAACACTTTTGGCacgtttttaaaataaaaaatgcttgAAAGCAGAActgatttttttaaacaaaaataaactaaaactataaaggaaaataaagtaaGTGTCGTTGCAAGAATTTGAACCTGGGGCATGCAACATAGTATTCAGGGGTCTTACCATTGAGCAatctatttattaattattgaggGGTTCAAAATATATGCATCTACAGAAATACAGAAAAATTTACcttatatatattgtgtatttTTTTAACAAGGGTGTCCGCCCCTGACTACCAccatatatgtattaaaagttaaATACACTTAGTTAGTAGATGATGATAGTAATGTAGGAAATAGCGACTTGTGTTTTAATACATACTTAGACTCGAGATGTGTTTTAATCATGTATAAAAACACAATAACTAATAATTAAGATatggaaaacaaaaataaaataaaattttaatttaaatgtgtGTTTAGCATAGGGAAAGAGTATAGGTTGAGTAAGAGAATATGATTAGTTATGGACCACTTACTATATAGATATTTCAACACTGTTTTATcttagattttttatttgaaatttaccaTATacgtaatttttaaatttaaattgctTACCTCAATTAATACTTAGACAATAGCAAcctttgattaaaaaaaaaccaGTATcctaatcatatcatatatcacCGACGTTCTATATCCActgaagttttgaaaaatgtgtaatataaaatatctcgatgaaaattaaatattttctaaggAAACACTCTTTAGCGATGCTAAaagtaatttatattttattttgaatctaattttttatttgatatttaataattatattagaattaaattattttaaattcgtACCATACAGAACTTCGTTTAAGGAAAACCtctgattaatattttatattttcaattcatgTTTTCGGAGAATATTTGACTTAGAAAATTAGTTAATATTGTAGAGTGACTTCATTATGAGATCCTTAATTTAGGAGAATTATGATTTATGACTTTGACTTTGTCAAATCATTTTGACTTGAAAACGTAGATTAAATAATTGCCATACTTGATTAGGGTTGACTATGGAGTGGGACGGATTGaatttaatttgtaaaatttttaatttatcatatgtatgaaaactttttctttttcaatccaTCACACCTTGCCATACATAGATTCGCcttacataaatttttttcaaaaaaatattcttgttaaatttgatactaaaaataagatttattttttcattaaattgtataatttaataGATACTAACTTTAAACTTTATTTCTTAGACATTAACTGAAAGCatataagaaattatattattttttattaaactaattagatatactactttgaatattttaataaatttaaacaaattatcttaataaataatgttttatcactattataacatgtaaaaagttataattaagTCTAAACCGGCATAAAGTCGCATATACCCGTAATCCGTCCCACGTCATATTAGTCTAAAAAAATCCACTTCAACTCGCTCCACATCCCGCTCGCCCTGCCTTGCATAGCCTCGAACCTATGCCCCTCCCCGCATCCGCCTTGCCTGATGTCATTCCTATACTTGATATAAATATTGTCCTTTCGTTCTAATTTATGTAAGActcaaatttttataattttgatggTAAATTCAAagatgataattaattttttttgatataaattttgtgtatttaaAAACTACATAAAAGACAATATAAATCAGaataattaaaacttaaaatattgaaaaagtatttaaagttttggatttgtatttttttttaattgactctcaaaatttcaactatattatataaataagagTTCAATCCTCTGACGTTTGgcttttttcttaataatactCAAATATACATAAGTTGCCAAGCAATCCAGGTAAAAAAGGAAATGTTTAAGATGTCACCgcttaaatattttatgtcTCAGAAATCAACAACACAACTAATAATATCTTAAATATAAAACACAATATCCGTTAATTATATATTCGCCACGCGATAATactatttcattttcaaaaaattgaaaaaaagaagtgaCTATGGAGTGAATGTAAAAGTTCAAAGGAAGTTTCATAACAATAGATAAGCTTATTGCTCGCATAAACAAATACGTATTCTCGCTAGAAATTTAGTGCAGACTAGAGTTCAATGAGTCTTGTCATACCATATTTAGCGTTTCTTCCTACTTTTACCTTCACTTTATAAGTGATTCTTCttaaaaattgtgattttttttctttttatattgtattgttctacttcattttgaattcataaaaataaattaaattatttctcaTTCAATCATATGTTACTTCGAAAATTGTTTAATACTCTTTAAATGTGTAGGGGTTGATTTACTACTATTATAATGAAtattaaaatgataattaaatagCATCACCGacttttagtttatttattcgATTTATAAGGTTTTCCATTCGTAAAAgcaatgaataaattaaataaatttaatttacatacaagaataaaattgaaagaatacgaaaaaaatatcatgaataTTATATTCATGCCTTTCAAATTTCTTCGTTTGATTAAATTTTGTTTaccttttctttaaaatattttatctctaTCTCAATTTCAAGTTGAAGAACAATTTATAGTTTTGAAAGAGTTCCTttaaataagtatataaaaagagtacataaaaataaaataaaccgtagagataaaaaattataaaaataaaaatagtatgcGTAATAAATTTGAacaattgaaattgaaaagCAGAAATAGCATAAAAATACGAaaagaataatgaaaaaaacataattatgtTCCAATCccaaaaaataaagttattcaCCAGAAAACTGAAATAAATGTTAGTTGTGTAGAATCGAACCAATGACATTAATCCTAAGCTAGCCTCTTTGCTTGTATTGAGgggttcatatatatatatatatatatatttatcgttaaaataaaaattgatcttaatatatacaatgtaattttttaacGAGGGGGCCTTGACCTCTACGTAAATTCACCCATGGTGGCAACACGTCTATGTTCCACAAAGAAATACCAAAAGCCAAGAGTTTCTCTGCGGATATTTATGGGTTTTTTTCAATAAGATCAAATGGTGATATTATAATATCTATTAGGGGGGGATATTAAGGTAGTTTAATTAGTATCTTTCTTATTCTAGTCCCCAAACTTAGAGCAAACCTCAGGTAAAGCAAAAACCAACAGGGTTTCAAGGCCCTCTCTAGAAATTCTTGTTCTTCCAGGCATCTAAAGTTCTCATAGTGAGGAATTCAGTTTATACTCACGCAATATATTTACTATTTCAGTTAGTAAGATCAAAATTAAGGTTTTGCTTCTATACTTactattttgtttttctctaaTTTGCATTTTCATTATTGATTCTGCgattaaaatcataataattttacGTGTCGCTGAAATTTCAGGTATAGGTCAAGGGATATTTGTATTTTATCtctgaaatatatttaaaaaaactttagaaatcttaaactctttaattttgaatttatgaataAGACAAGATCAACGTGAAATCCATtagacttcaaattttaatcaCATATCCAATTGCGTGACTGAAGTGTTATCAATGAGGAATTAATGTCACATGATATATGTTACGATGTAATAATAGATGTTTAGTATTATTTATACGTGtactaaaatgaaaaaagaaacgTCAAGTGAAGgttgaaagttaaaaaaatcTATTGGGATTGCTCTTGATAATTCGTGTCTTCATCGTGAGAAGGTATTAAAAGGCctagaaaaattataatatgcATAAAAAATCGTGAGAAAATCACATAGATATAACATTACCAATTCAAAAGGGATAATAAATTTGAGCCTATGGTGAGAAAACAAAAGTCTAGGCACGATAGAAGGACAAAAGCAATGTAAAATCCAttagattttgaattttaattacgTGTCCAATTGCGTGACTAAATTGTCATCAGTGAGGAATTGATGTCACATGATATATGTTAAGACGTGATAATAGACACTCAGTATTGTTAGATATgtactaaaatgacaaaatagGAAAGAAGCATCACGTGAAGGTTGAAAGGAAAAACAATCTATCAGGCTTGCTTATGACGATCCGGTATCTTCATCATATGAAGGTATTAAAAGTCCTAGGCAAATTATAATACACCTAAAAAATAGTACATAAATCACATATAATCCAaaataatcacataaaatatttttgaagaatcgcCATCACTCTTGGATGTTGATGACTTTAGAGTTTCTGATTCTTTTGCAGCGTATTTCTCCTATTTATGGAGAAGGAACTGTGTGGAATTTAGTTCTCCTGAGTGTCAAAACGACAATGCACTCATCGATGTGGAGGATTTAAGTTTATGTGGAGCAGCATAGCTGAAACTATAAATCTTGAGAGACTGAGAAAGCACCTATTTGAGAGTAAGGGAGGATGCATCATAGCACACCCACCTGGCACCAGAAAAACCCGACTCACCATATTGTTTCTTCAGTCAATTCTGAAAATGTTCCCACAATGTTGGCCTGTAATCATAGCTTCATCAAGTTTGCTTCTTAACTAGGAAATCGAGTTTCAGTAATGGACGGTGACATTCCCTTCCACAACTTGAATCACAAAGACTTCTCCTTAAAGAAAGATGGAGGTATTATTGATGTCTTCCACCATTTATCCGATTATGCAAAAAAAGAATTCACACATTATGCGCATGCTGAAGCTGAAATATTGGGGGAAAGTAAGAGTGTTTTGGGAATCAGCTATGACTTGTTCAGAATTCTCATAGgggaagatgaagatgaagatggtTACACCAAAGAGACTAGAGAAATACTTCTAAAATTTCCTAGATTGTTGGTCCTTGAAGAGGAGCATACTACTCGGAATGAGCACAACCTTGTGTGGAAAGCACTGAAAAAGGTTGAAATATAGAAGTACATACTTCTGTCTGCAACTTAATTCGTTCCACATTAACATCGAAAAGATGTAAAACACCCTATGTGTAGCCAGTCTAAAGTTTGGTACAGATTTGGAGCAGAAATAGGCTTCTCTTAGCAGTTTCATCGACAAGAATGCCTGAGCATTGGGAGAGCTTCGAAATATTATTTCACCTTTTGTCCATAAATTTAGCAAAAATGTAAAGAAGGTAAGCTCTCAAATGCTCGGAAGGCTAACCTTTACAAGTGTATCATTGTATTCTTTATACCTATAAGGCTAACTTTCTTTACATCTTAACTATAAGTATGGACAACTGGTGAAGTAACATCCCTAAGCTCTTCCAATGCTCGGGCATTCTTGTCAATGGAACTGCTAATAGAAACCCATTTTTGCTCGAGACCTGCACCTAACTTTGGATAACTATGGTTAGAGTGCTGTAAAATTCTTTGATGTTAGTTTGGAAAGGAATTCCAGACTAGAGTATTCGCTTCTCTGTTTCAACCTTTCTCGGTGTTTGCCACATAAGGCTTTGCTCATTTCGAGCAAGGtgtccttcttcaaggaccaGAAGACCAGGTAATTTTAGAAAGATTTCTCGTATACCTTTGGCATTACCGTCTCCATCATCTCCTACAATATCCCTGAACGAGTCATAGTTGATTTCCAAAACACTTAATTTCATCCCAAGATTTCAGCTTCACCAAACTTATAAGGTATGGATATTTTCTTCCTGCATGGGATAAACATCTGAAGACAAGAACAATAGCTTCTTTCTTCTTGGGAAGAGAAATCTTTATTGTTCAATTTGTAGAAGGGAATGCCCACATTTCATTTCTAAAGAAAACTGGATGGAGCTATGATAACAAGCTAACACTTTAAAATCTtctgaaatgaataaaaatacaatGGTGAGTCAATTTTATCCGGTTCCAGGTAGGTGTGAGATTACGCATTCTCCCTTACTCTCAGATAGAGACTCTCTCATCCTCTCAAGATTTACATATCCTGCTATGTTGTTCCACTTGAATTCAAATCATCCATGTTGATGAGGATACATTGTCTCTTTGGCACTTTGGATAACTAAATTTCACACAGTTCCTTCTCCAAAATAGGATAATCCCGGactacaaaaaaatattccTGAAGCCGTCAAGATCCAAGAGTTATGGCGATTCTCCAAAATGTTTTCTTTCATGCCTCACTTGAGTTCTCTAATCCTGCAGATGACATAAGTTCAAGAATTTAAGAATGAACCATAAATAGATTAGAGAGCAGAGtttactaaatatttaaaaagaaaagtgttTGATAGGGCGAAACTACTATACTTACAAGAGAAGAGAAGATGTACTTGCACTCCAAATGGACATAAAAATTGATAAGATGAGTAAAAATGTGGTTCCTAATCGGACAATCACTTAGTTATATCAGTATACTCTTTGGATTTGTTCGTTGTTTTACACATACTTGAGATAGAAAAAACAATCTCATCTGTTGCATTCAACAGAGGAGCTGCCTTCTcctcaataataaaaaaatcatatcgtTCTCATCTTCCTCCTCCTTCTCAATGATAAAAACATTAGGATCACTCTTTGAAACAGATTTATCCCATGAATCCATCTTTCACACCTAAGTCAAAATACACGATTTTTGTtatcaaccaaaattcacaacATTTGTATCTTAAAGATGTTTTTCACAATAACAACACTAACCTCAATAAGAAAACTTTTTTCAACCAGAAAATAAAGAATCAAAAACTTTGAATTCTAAAAACTGTAAAGTAGAGCAATATTGATTGATGAGTTTGTATAAATTGAATGCATAGAAACACTTATATAtagaatgaaattaaataacaacataaaagaAACGTGAGTTAGACACGCCTTTTACGCGTGAGAGAAAAACGAGAAATTGAGATcgaggaaaaataaaaaaaaaagtatgtttaCCGTGTTGTGACAGACTACAATCCTCTGACAAAAATGTAAAGTGCGAACATTAACTCTTTCAATTACGTCACATGAATTGTCAAAATTTGTGTCTTCTTCAAAAaggatatttttggaaaaaaatgtttcttctttccaatttaatttattttaattagtgtacaactttttaaaattgtgGGATCCACTTAACTACACCCTTAGTTTTAATTCATATCCTTTAgttataactttattattttgaatgtaGTTATTGtgtaaatttttaattactttgaGTAAAAAATTGATGGTCAATGAAGaaaatacttcaattatggACATCTTCATGCGTCTTTCGCATTAGGTATTGGAATAAAAAATGAGATCGACAATTATAGACCACTGATCTAAaatgtttatgatttgtttACAATCTAGAGAAGTAAAttgaaaacaaattatttttttaaaaaaaaattgctcaACTCAACTTTAGTGAGAAAGGGTGCTCAAATTTTCTTAGAATCGATTACAAAGGTGACCGAGTTAATATAGCATATGGTAGGCTAGAGATCGATTACAAACATACACTTAACCACGATCATTTTAACGAGGGACaagctaaaaaaaaacatattaatataGTACTCAAAATGATGAAATCAATGCCCTTTCAGaaacattaataaaattcaattttatttgtctCATGTAAGCAAAATTAGTGTGAACTTTTAGAAATAAACTCAGGAAAACACTTTCATTACAAACCTTATATTTGATAGTTTTCAAGAATGAATCATGTAATTAGTATGACCTCCTTCGTTAAGAAGTAACCAATAACACTAAACTCTCcgtcataaaaaaatcaaaatattcataacGCTTGTGATTTGTTCCACACCATAATTTAATCATCTCTTAATGTGATTGGTTCCACACCATACTTTAATCAAAATACTTAGTATCAAGTACTTTTCTATCCCTTGATATAATTGCCTGTTAATATCCCTTGTTATAATTGATTCCATtagaaattcatttttttaacaattatagttatttcaaaaaataattaaaactgaTTCGCCCgtcttatatttatcaaattaaaggtaATGGGAGGTTTGGTATGATTCCTCCTGTCTATAAAAAGATcaaataatttcatgaaaaagaacaaatatattGGCCTCTAATTTTGTAAATATGAAGATATTATTGAAgtttttgatattattaaagtttttgaagaaaaaaaaaggaaaaacaacaaTGAAAGAAAGATGGACTACTTTTTaagagtaaaaatattttaggaatatgaattaaataaattaaaattttatattggtAATTAAACTCTCTCACAACAATATCTaagataaatatataaacaacaAATGGCTAGTACGTTGTTTATTACCTTAAATCAATACTTGTTAatataaataactaataatatatatcGATTATCAATATCGATATCTTGAAttaccaaattaattttttttcttttagattaattaaaataaaatataagatcagtgattcttttatcaattagaactataattaaataaaatttaaacattgTTGACtccttatatttatttatttatggcaTGTAATGTGAGTTTTTCTTAGTTTCTGTTATTAATCACATTCGACATTTCGAATTTCCGCATCATGTTAGTATgctccattttttattttgtgtttgaagttccatttttgtttatccataataattttttttattgacaaAATGAAAGAAGTGGTTTAAATTACTAATATGAAGAcgtatataattcattttaaaatatcatctaATATAAAGTGTagagaattatttattttttaagttataaatttatctaaatttatatatatatatatatatatatataNNNNNNNNNNNNNNNNNNNNNNNNNNNNNNNNNNNNNNNNNNNNNNNNNNNNNNNNNNNNNNNNNNNNNNNNNNNNNNNNNNNNNNNNNNNNNNNNNNNNNNNNNNNNNNNNNNNNNNNNNNNNNNatatatatatatatatatatatatatatatatatatatatccgaaatatttttttcacaaaattcaCAATTAATAGGGCCTCAAATTCTTGATCGCCTTAAGCCTTTTATAATTATCCTCACAAGCTTCTTTGAGTAACTATTTAAAGaataaaactaaaagaaataaatttttttttgagtacCACTGCAAATATAatatagggaaaattgtatataatagcaaactaataacctaaaataaatggaatagctagggtttgatttaattgtgctccatagcaaatgttaggtaaaatttgccagcgtctctctcccagaaatctcgctcgccactctccattctcactcgcctctctcgctttatacacagaagtgtagtgtataatttctgtttctgttttgtataaagcgagagaaaattatatatacacatgcaaaaatatatatcttcgtgttatacacttaattatacaatttacaaacattttacttcaaaaattgcagagaaaaaggccaacgaattatacaattgcgaattatacaattgcagtgaaatacaattttctctagctttatacaacagaagtgtatatattgtgtttctgtttttgtataaagcgagagaaaaacatatatcttcttgctatacacttataattatgcaatatacatacatttaattcgattcaactgtatgcaaagcaaattttataaaaatattgcagcgaaataggcagcgaattatacaattgtgcattatacaatcgcagtgaaataggatagcgaattatacaattgcagcgaaataggccagcaaattatacaatttaagccagcgaattatacaattgtatatgtatagcaaattatacagttttatgtttgctatggagcgcaattatgcaaattttgctataacatacaaatatgaattttttatttgctatatgtgaaagttgccctataaTATACCTACTACACTTTCGAAGTCAATTACGAAATCTGAAGAATTTTAGGCgatttaaaagaaatgatgaacttTATGTTATTTAGATTTAAATTGCACGTTTGGTGGCTAAAGTTGACACAAAAAAAACTAATAGCATATAACTAAAAGTTttagtttttagaaaaatattgtacGGAGGGCTTTGAGAGTGTATgagttaaatatatatatatatatatatatatatatgtatatatatatatataaaagggtgaataacaaataagaaaagaagtaaTTGGTATAAGTTTGTGATTTTCTCCTGATCAAAACTGAAATAAATTAGTAATGAGAAATGATAAGATATAGAAAGTCAATTAAAAGATATGTTAATATCAATCAATAGATATTACTAATAGTTATAACCTTGATCAATTATAATTATGGCTTAAAGTATTAAAAACATACTATTATTGATAACTGATAACATTATAATAAgtttttataataattgtttGTCAACCAACTTTTTTCGTCTTGAATGTGTGCAAAATGCAATGTGAATCCTTAAGTTTCAAATTTAACAATCATAAGTggtttcttaatttctttagatAAAACAGTTGCGCCAAGGAACTGAAAGAAAGGGGATAACCaagtttttcttataaataaggGCGACTTTACTCATTTGAAATCGATCCAGATTAATCTAACTCAACCGAAATTAAGAAGTCCTTTTtcatgatcaattttttttcattactttcttttctttagttGAATCTTTC is part of the Solanum pennellii chromosome 8, SPENNV200 genome and harbors:
- the LOC107028061 gene encoding polyphenol oxidase E, chloroplastic-like, producing MASNFLFTSCPSISSSPSKIFIRPKRIDNFKVNCEIKNSNTINDDDNEGKSFSGKLDRRNVLLGLGGLYGASNLIGVPNEPFALGAPVPPPDFSTCSTASLPDGSQVPFSCCPPLPKDLTNIPTYKLPNVSKVKIRPAAHNVTQEYITKYNTAIQKMKSLDKDDPLSFIQQANIHCAYCNSGYKELGFPGVPLQVHFSWLFFPFHRWYLYFFERILGSLIGDDTFALPFWNYDSQVGMQLPSLYNDVNSPLYDPNRNQNHFPPNVVDLGFTTIDLDASDQQKINNNLTMMYRQMLTNAPCPQLFFGNPIRGGEQPIRGMGTIENVPHNSVHRWVGNPNNKFRENMGTFYSAARDPIFYAHHANVDRMWTIWKTLGGNRRDYNDRDWLDSAFLFYDENRTLVKVTVQDCINNEKLGYKYQNVPIPWKNYKPVPRKQKVKKNPKNVKPSTEIFPSTLKKTLSFSIKRPNISRTQQDKDIEEELLVFNNMTFDENEYIRFDVFINEDEGVKAKVLDRTEYVGSFANLPHVHAAGSSSSSSGTPAVMSLGISEILEDLGLEDEEEIVVVVVPQSGGKEITIGSVEINTLACAN